In [Limnothrix rosea] IAM M-220, one DNA window encodes the following:
- a CDS encoding DUF2059 domain-containing protein, giving the protein MLKSFFASTAIALSLSLAPISAFAEPEPIHPETISPEKLALIEELRVLTKRDENATQVLDIMMSQMQDQASAMSKSLFGEAADPTVIAAFDETFTRIVERMYTLMQAEIDFAAVQEDIDFKLYNEYYSAAELADLIAFYKTPTGQKTAEIYPQLAQRSMELFSAEVTPTMMEIQQQVLMEELSAGFEMMPDYGAPESEEEYDTQTNTDETTM; this is encoded by the coding sequence ATGTTGAAATCTTTTTTTGCGTCCACGGCGATCGCCCTTTCCCTGAGCCTTGCCCCGATTAGCGCCTTTGCCGAACCCGAACCAATTCACCCTGAAACCATCTCACCAGAAAAATTAGCTTTAATCGAAGAATTGCGGGTGCTCACCAAGCGCGACGAAAATGCCACCCAAGTCCTCGACATTATGATGAGCCAGATGCAGGATCAGGCCAGCGCCATGAGTAAAAGTCTTTTTGGGGAAGCCGCAGATCCCACAGTGATAGCTGCTTTTGACGAAACCTTCACACGCATTGTTGAACGTATGTATACCCTGATGCAGGCAGAAATTGACTTTGCTGCGGTGCAAGAGGACATTGATTTCAAGCTCTATAACGAATATTACTCGGCGGCAGAACTCGCGGATTTAATCGCATTTTACAAAACCCCCACCGGCCAGAAAACCGCTGAAATTTATCCCCAGCTTGCCCAGCGCTCCATGGAACTCTTTAGTGCCGAAGTCACTCCCACCATGATGGAAATTCAGCAGCAGGTGCTCATGGAAGAGCTTTCCGCTGGTTTTGAGATGATGCCGGACTATGGAGCACCCGAATCAGAGGAAGAGTATGACACCCAGACAAATACTGATGAAACAACAATGTAG
- a CDS encoding diguanylate cyclase gives MGIVLRLTYERSIIHFLSILKGVDDPVKHLIDGGATVLLFLSAVVIFGWHTESSRLIQIHPSYVPMQFNTALGFGLIGVSLLLLNYQRQVFARGFASLLCVLGMLTLSQYIFDINLGIDELFVDHHIEVETSHPGRMAPNTALNFMLSGAAIAFINRRRLTLNSVFFASLSSALVTVFGFVALFGYLSGVETAYGWGKLTRMALHTSVGFVWAGLWLMIVTAQISLSKLKQIPLGLLPMVAGMSVQTITIALWQALVAAENLLVKQYSVDKQNTLAELILISGSFLAISLAIALYLIGKLQQQLEDLKEAQQRILQLNSQLEKLSYLDSLTGIPNRRMFDLTLEKEWGRALRNQTSLALVFIDLDCFKPYNDFYGHQQGDLALAQIAIAINRLARRTTDLAARYGGEEFVLLLPEANAIYAQAIAAELVRTIRDLALPHLKSNVLPLVTISAGVSLTVPQPSMTPKELLQAADQALYQAKAKGRNQAVFYDAKKNPVI, from the coding sequence GTGGGCATCGTTTTACGTCTGACCTACGAACGCAGCATTATCCATTTTTTAAGTATTTTGAAAGGTGTAGACGACCCGGTAAAGCATCTGATAGATGGGGGAGCAACGGTACTGTTATTTCTCAGTGCAGTGGTCATTTTTGGCTGGCACACTGAATCTTCCCGACTGATACAAATTCATCCAAGCTATGTGCCGATGCAGTTTAATACGGCCCTCGGATTTGGGTTGATTGGTGTATCTTTACTACTGCTAAATTACCAACGGCAGGTCTTTGCAAGGGGTTTTGCTAGTCTGCTTTGTGTGCTGGGGATGCTGACTTTAAGTCAATATATTTTTGATATTAATCTCGGCATTGATGAGCTATTTGTCGATCATCACATTGAGGTGGAAACGTCCCATCCGGGACGAATGGCTCCCAACACAGCCCTAAATTTCATGCTGAGTGGGGCGGCGATCGCCTTTATCAACCGTCGGCGACTCACATTAAATAGTGTATTCTTCGCATCACTGTCTAGTGCCCTAGTGACCGTTTTTGGTTTTGTGGCACTTTTTGGCTATCTTTCTGGGGTAGAAACCGCCTACGGTTGGGGCAAACTGACCCGCATGGCTTTACACACTTCCGTCGGATTTGTCTGGGCTGGACTGTGGTTAATGATAGTAACGGCACAAATAAGTCTGAGTAAACTCAAACAAATTCCCTTGGGGCTTTTGCCGATGGTCGCCGGGATGTCGGTGCAAACGATCACCATTGCCCTATGGCAAGCTTTAGTTGCAGCAGAGAATTTATTAGTTAAGCAATATAGCGTTGATAAACAAAATACCCTTGCGGAATTGATTTTAATCAGTGGTAGCTTTCTGGCCATCAGTTTGGCGATCGCCCTGTATCTGATCGGTAAACTGCAACAGCAACTGGAAGATTTAAAAGAAGCTCAGCAACGAATTCTCCAGCTCAATAGCCAGCTCGAAAAGCTCTCCTATTTAGACTCTCTCACGGGCATTCCCAACCGCCGCATGTTCGACCTCACCCTCGAAAAAGAATGGGGACGAGCACTGCGTAATCAAACATCATTGGCCCTAGTGTTTATTGATCTCGACTGCTTTAAACCCTATAACGACTTTTATGGTCACCAGCAGGGAGATCTTGCTTTAGCCCAAATTGCGATAGCGATTAATCGTCTAGCGCGACGTACAACAGATTTGGCAGCACGATATGGCGGTGAAGAATTTGTTTTACTGCTCCCTGAGGCGAATGCTATCTATGCTCAGGCGATCGCCGCCGAATTAGTACGAACCATCCGAGACCTAGCACTCCCCCACCTCAAATCCAATGTTTTGCCCCTTGTCACCATTAGTGCCGGAGTGAGCTTAACGGTGCCCCAGCCGTCAATGACCCCGAAAGAACTTTTGCAAGCCGCGGATCAAGCCCTCTACCAAGCCAAAGCCAAGGGGCGTAACCAAGCCGTTTTTTATGACGCTAAAAAAAATCCAGTTATTTAG
- the radA gene encoding DNA repair protein RadA has protein sequence MAKAKTVHVCRECGAESRQWFGKCPSCGVYGSLQEEIREKIVNSGVSRSWHNKSSSPNRSKSTDAKPRVALKFNQIDTSQQLRFPSGYGELDRVLGGGIVPGSLVLIGGDPGIGKSTLLLQVAYQLSEKLPRILYVSAEESGQQIKLRGDRLKSAENNPEENLYILTETGLETILSELETLRPQVAVIDSIQTLYYSSLSSAPGSVSQVRECTSALMRVAKRDNITLFIVGHVTKEGAIAGPRVLEHLVDTVLYFEGDRYASHRLLRSVKNRFGATHEVGIFEMCEQGLEEVLNPSELFLGNRDEETPGTATVVACEGTRPLLVELQALVSPTSYASPRRSTTGVDYSRLQQILAVLEKRVGIPLSKLDAYVASAGGLTVSEPAVDLGMAVALIASFRDRMVDPKTILIGEVGLGGQIRPVSHLETRLKEAKKLGFTRAIIPKGQKLSENLGIEVVPVSRVLDAIVAALPIASK, from the coding sequence ATGGCAAAAGCAAAGACTGTTCACGTCTGTCGAGAATGTGGTGCGGAATCACGGCAATGGTTTGGAAAATGCCCAAGTTGTGGTGTGTATGGATCGCTGCAAGAGGAAATTCGAGAGAAGATTGTAAATTCTGGTGTTAGTCGTAGTTGGCACAATAAATCGTCATCTCCTAATAGAAGTAAATCTACTGATGCAAAGCCGCGGGTGGCCCTAAAATTCAATCAAATTGACACGAGTCAACAGTTAAGGTTTCCGTCTGGTTATGGTGAGTTGGATCGTGTTTTGGGTGGTGGAATTGTGCCGGGTTCTTTGGTGCTCATTGGTGGTGATCCGGGCATTGGCAAATCGACTCTACTGTTGCAGGTTGCTTATCAGCTCAGTGAAAAGTTGCCGCGTATTCTTTATGTTTCGGCGGAGGAGTCGGGTCAACAAATTAAGCTGCGGGGCGATCGCCTCAAGTCGGCGGAGAATAATCCGGAGGAAAATCTCTATATTTTGACGGAAACAGGTTTAGAGACGATTCTCTCAGAGCTAGAAACCTTGCGTCCCCAGGTAGCGGTAATTGATAGTATTCAGACGCTATATTATTCGTCGTTAAGTTCTGCGCCGGGGTCGGTATCTCAGGTGCGGGAATGTACGTCGGCTTTAATGCGGGTAGCGAAGCGAGATAATATTACGCTGTTTATTGTGGGACATGTCACCAAGGAAGGGGCGATCGCCGGGCCGAGAGTTTTAGAGCATCTAGTGGATACAGTGCTGTATTTTGAGGGGGATCGCTATGCTTCCCATCGTCTATTGCGCTCGGTTAAAAATCGCTTTGGGGCAACCCACGAAGTCGGTATTTTCGAAATGTGTGAGCAAGGTCTAGAGGAAGTACTGAATCCTTCGGAATTATTTCTCGGTAATCGTGATGAGGAAACTCCCGGTACGGCCACGGTTGTTGCCTGTGAGGGGACACGGCCACTACTGGTCGAATTACAGGCTTTAGTGAGTCCGACGAGTTATGCTTCCCCACGGCGATCTACCACAGGGGTAGATTATTCTCGGCTACAGCAAATTTTGGCGGTGCTGGAAAAGCGGGTGGGTATTCCCTTGTCTAAGCTTGATGCCTATGTGGCTTCTGCTGGAGGATTAACCGTTTCTGAACCGGCGGTTGATTTGGGTATGGCTGTGGCGTTAATTGCTAGTTTCCGCGATCGCATGGTTGATCCGAAAACGATTTTGATTGGTGAAGTGGGTTTAGGCGGGCAAATTCGTCCGGTTTCTCACCTTGAAACGCGCCTGAAGGAGGCCAAAAAACTCGGTTTTACTAGGGCGATTATTCCCAAGGGACAAAAGCTTTCGGAAAATCTAGGGATTGAGGTTGTGCCAGTTAGTCGAGTCCTAGATGCGATTGTGGCGGCTTTACCGATAGCTTCTAAATAA
- a CDS encoding alpha/beta fold hydrolase, producing MTAATETIFATAENPPSQYWTWRGHKIHYVQAGNTNGKPPLLLVHGFGASTDHWRKNISDLQQDFSVWAIDMLGFGRSPKADTIYSGNLWRDQIHDFISQVIGEPVVLAGNSLGGYASLCVAAQRPESAKGLILLNSAGPFSDSNKKERSPLQKALRKVLFSPVSTFLIFQYTKRRSTIRKTLEKVYVNQDAVTERLIDEIRRPSDDPGARKVFGAVFNTPEGAKVDHLLEQLERPLMMIWGEKDPWINARSRGAKFKQYRPELTEHYLNSGHCPHDDTPAEVNQIIRDWMNNNFAS from the coding sequence ATGACTGCTGCGACTGAAACAATTTTTGCAACTGCGGAAAATCCTCCAAGCCAGTATTGGACTTGGCGAGGACATAAAATTCATTATGTGCAGGCTGGCAACACCAACGGCAAGCCACCCCTGCTGCTCGTCCATGGTTTCGGCGCATCGACAGACCATTGGCGTAAAAATATTTCAGACCTACAACAGGATTTTTCTGTATGGGCGATTGATATGCTCGGTTTTGGGCGATCGCCAAAGGCAGACACTATCTACAGCGGCAATCTATGGCGTGACCAAATCCACGATTTTATTAGTCAGGTGATTGGTGAACCTGTTGTTTTAGCGGGCAATTCCCTTGGTGGTTATGCATCCCTTTGCGTGGCAGCACAACGTCCTGAGTCGGCCAAGGGTTTAATTTTGCTCAACAGTGCCGGCCCCTTCAGCGACTCTAACAAAAAGGAGCGATCGCCCCTCCAGAAAGCATTGCGCAAAGTATTATTTAGTCCCGTTTCAACCTTTCTGATTTTTCAATACACAAAGCGGCGTTCAACGATTCGTAAAACCCTCGAAAAAGTTTATGTTAACCAAGATGCGGTAACGGAGAGACTCATTGACGAGATTCGCCGTCCATCCGATGACCCCGGCGCGAGAAAAGTTTTTGGTGCAGTTTTCAACACACCAGAAGGGGCGAAAGTGGATCACCTCCTTGAACAGCTAGAACGGCCTTTAATGATGATTTGGGGCGAAAAAGATCCGTGGATTAATGCCAGAAGTCGTGGCGCAAAATTCAAACAATATCGTCCAGAACTAACAGAGCATTATCTCAATTCTGGCCATTGTCCCCACGACGATACACCCGCCGAGGTAAATCAAATTATCCGCGATTGGATGAACAACAATTTTGCATCCTAG
- a CDS encoding PQQ-dependent sugar dehydrogenase produces the protein MVSCASQSQPKPTTSPSSEPSAQGSASLGSESGSEAIALISDGAALPTDEVELAVIAEGLEHPWGMAWLPNGDILITERPGNLRIIQDGVLDPEAIAGLTDVADITAQQVFASRQGGLLDISLHPRFEENRWIYFSYAHGTRDANRTRVARAKFDGGALSNWEVVFEVAQAKQGGQHFGSRLTWLPDETLLISIGDGGNPPLKVDGVLSRKQAQNLGSHLGKVVRINDDGTIPPDNPFVDNPNAEPEVWSYGHRNIQGMAFDPIHQRIWATEHGSRGGDELNIVKATHNYGWPDVSFSAEYSTGRPVSPVKTREDITEPKLVWTPAIAPSGLAFYSGDRHPQWQGNLFAGGLVSNDIRRLEIDAQGNILSESRIKINQRVRDIRQSPDGHLYVLTDADSGRLLKLEP, from the coding sequence ATGGTTAGCTGTGCTTCGCAATCTCAACCGAAACCGACGACATCTCCGTCTTCGGAGCCAAGCGCCCAAGGGTCGGCATCCCTAGGATCGGAGTCTGGTTCAGAGGCGATCGCCTTAATTTCTGATGGGGCAGCATTACCAACCGATGAGGTCGAGCTAGCCGTGATTGCAGAGGGGCTGGAGCATCCATGGGGCATGGCATGGTTACCCAATGGAGATATTCTCATCACAGAACGGCCGGGCAATTTACGCATTATTCAAGATGGGGTTTTAGATCCTGAGGCGATCGCCGGCCTTACAGACGTTGCAGATATCACAGCCCAGCAAGTTTTTGCGTCACGGCAGGGGGGACTCCTCGATATCTCTCTCCATCCACGTTTCGAGGAAAACCGCTGGATTTACTTTAGCTACGCCCACGGCACTCGCGATGCTAATCGTACCCGTGTCGCTAGGGCAAAATTTGACGGTGGAGCCCTCAGCAACTGGGAAGTGGTCTTCGAAGTTGCCCAAGCAAAGCAAGGAGGACAGCATTTCGGCTCTCGCTTGACCTGGCTACCCGACGAAACCCTGCTGATTTCCATTGGCGACGGCGGCAATCCCCCACTCAAAGTTGACGGTGTACTGAGCCGTAAACAAGCTCAAAATCTTGGTAGCCATCTCGGCAAAGTGGTGCGCATTAACGACGATGGCACCATTCCCCCAGACAATCCTTTTGTGGATAATCCCAACGCAGAGCCAGAAGTCTGGAGCTATGGCCACCGCAATATCCAAGGAATGGCATTTGATCCCATTCATCAACGTATTTGGGCGACGGAACATGGCTCCCGTGGCGGCGATGAACTGAATATTGTCAAAGCCACTCACAATTACGGTTGGCCTGATGTTTCCTTTAGTGCAGAATATTCCACTGGCCGTCCCGTTTCCCCAGTCAAGACAAGGGAGGACATCACCGAGCCAAAGCTTGTTTGGACACCAGCTATTGCACCATCGGGTCTCGCTTTTTATTCTGGCGATCGCCACCCCCAGTGGCAGGGTAATCTGTTTGCCGGCGGTTTAGTCTCTAACGATATTCGCCGACTAGAAATAGATGCCCAAGGGAATATACTTTCAGAATCTCGTATTAAAATTAACCAGCGCGTTCGAGATATTCGCCAATCTCCCGACGGTCATCTCTATGTCTTGACCGATGCAGATTCGGGACGACTACTAAAACTAGAACCTTAA
- the clpS gene encoding ATP-dependent Clp protease adapter ClpS, which translates to MSTGVIEKRASETIRKPAPRYRVLLHNDDFNSMEHVVQTLIQTVAGITQPQAVSIMMEAHTNGLALVITCVQEHAEFYCETLKSHGLSSTIEPDE; encoded by the coding sequence ATGTCTACAGGTGTGATCGAAAAGCGCGCGTCAGAAACTATTCGCAAACCCGCGCCCCGTTACCGTGTTTTGCTTCATAACGACGACTTCAACTCCATGGAGCATGTAGTCCAAACGCTGATCCAAACCGTTGCTGGGATCACCCAGCCCCAGGCTGTGAGCATTATGATGGAAGCCCATACAAATGGTTTAGCCCTTGTTATTACCTGTGTCCAGGAGCATGCTGAGTTTTATTGTGAAACCTTAAAAAGCCATGGTTTGAGTAGCACCATTGAGCCCGATGAATAA
- the rpaB gene encoding response regulator transcription factor RpaB: MENHKERILVVDDEASIRRILETRLSMIGYEVVTAADGEEALGTFTEADPDLVVLDVMMPKLDGYGVCQELRKESDVPIIMLTALGDVADRITGLELGADDYVVKPFSPKELEARIRSVLRRVDKNGITGIPSSGVIHVGSIRIDTNKRQVYKGDERIRLTGMEFSLLELLVSRSGEPFSRSEILQEVWGYTPERHVDTRVVDVHISRLRAKLEDDPSNPELILTARGTGYLFQRILELGDE, from the coding sequence TTGGAAAATCATAAAGAAAGAATTCTCGTCGTTGACGATGAAGCGAGCATTCGACGCATTCTCGAAACTCGTCTTTCCATGATTGGTTACGAGGTAGTTACCGCAGCCGATGGCGAAGAAGCACTAGGAACCTTTACCGAGGCAGATCCAGACTTGGTTGTGCTTGATGTCATGATGCCAAAGCTTGATGGCTATGGTGTCTGTCAAGAGCTTCGCAAAGAGTCTGATGTTCCTATCATTATGCTCACAGCTCTCGGTGACGTTGCTGATCGCATTACAGGTCTAGAACTCGGCGCAGATGATTATGTCGTTAAGCCTTTCTCTCCGAAAGAACTTGAGGCCAGAATCCGCTCTGTACTGCGTCGTGTTGATAAAAATGGCATTACTGGTATCCCCAGTTCTGGCGTAATTCATGTTGGTTCCATTCGCATTGATACCAATAAGCGTCAAGTTTATAAAGGTGACGAGCGTATCCGTTTAACGGGGATGGAATTTAGCTTATTAGAGCTGCTTGTTAGTCGTTCTGGGGAGCCTTTCTCCCGCTCAGAAATTCTCCAAGAGGTTTGGGGCTATACGCCTGAGCGTCATGTTGATACTCGTGTGGTGGATGTTCACATCTCTCGCTTAAGGGCAAAACTAGAGGATGATCCTAGTAACCCAGAGCTGATTTTGACGGCGCGGGGAACAGGTTACCTTTTCCAACGTATCCTCGAACTTGGTGATGAGTAG
- a CDS encoding SH3 domain-containing protein encodes MNTKKWTIILGIASIIAAQNYQSSTVSAQTDAIGTETSACREVNVDNYLNVRSAPGGEVIGRLPDDQQVSISAIGNGWVSISAPVEGYVSSSYLVYCADVPNLGDYYTPTSTPVASQYPHGGDNTSTVPGSNCRQINTDGLPVMDEPNGNVIGQLMRGQAVMMANEGFNGWVPIESPVSGYVSAEFLTGCSAATMDTVSTMGQESVTTVAGANCRRTVSPDVQLRYEPMGTVIGMLPQNQRVYIANEGYDGWVPVEKPASGYVASANLGSC; translated from the coding sequence ATGAATACTAAAAAGTGGACAATTATTTTAGGTATCGCGTCAATTATCGCAGCGCAAAATTATCAAAGCTCGACAGTTTCAGCTCAAACAGATGCCATTGGCACAGAAACTTCCGCTTGCCGAGAAGTAAATGTCGACAACTATTTAAACGTTAGAAGTGCCCCCGGCGGTGAAGTGATTGGCCGTCTTCCCGACGACCAGCAAGTAAGCATATCCGCTATCGGTAACGGTTGGGTCTCCATCAGTGCCCCTGTAGAAGGCTATGTTAGCTCTAGCTACCTTGTGTACTGTGCAGATGTACCAAACTTAGGCGACTACTACACACCAACCTCGACCCCCGTCGCTAGTCAATATCCCCATGGCGGCGACAATACCTCTACTGTTCCCGGTTCAAATTGTCGCCAGATTAATACCGATGGTTTGCCAGTCATGGATGAGCCTAACGGTAATGTTATCGGGCAGTTGATGCGCGGCCAAGCTGTGATGATGGCGAACGAAGGTTTTAATGGCTGGGTTCCCATCGAGTCCCCCGTCAGCGGTTATGTTTCTGCTGAATTTTTAACGGGTTGTTCTGCCGCAACGATGGATACGGTGTCAACCATGGGGCAAGAGTCAGTGACGACGGTTGCTGGTGCAAACTGCCGCAGGACGGTTTCTCCCGATGTCCAGCTTCGGTATGAGCCAATGGGTACGGTCATCGGTATGTTGCCGCAAAATCAACGGGTTTATATTGCGAATGAAGGTTATGACGGTTGGGTTCCTGTGGAAAAACCCGCCAGTGGTTATGTTGCCTCTGCTAATTTAGGTTCTTGTTAA
- a CDS encoding DUF3082 domain-containing protein — translation MINETPDPKPEEIPEEPLPSPLRCWSGTAVASSMSFAAFLVTRKVITNFASTPPTGNDLALRIAITVRTLVVGVLTMATGVFGLIALGLLLLGVKSLLESLKNPESEEAS, via the coding sequence ATGATCAACGAAACCCCAGACCCTAAACCCGAAGAGATTCCAGAAGAGCCACTACCTAGCCCCCTACGGTGTTGGAGCGGTACAGCCGTTGCCAGTAGTATGTCCTTTGCCGCATTTTTAGTGACCCGCAAGGTCATCACAAATTTTGCGAGCACCCCTCCAACAGGCAATGATTTAGCCCTACGCATTGCTATTACTGTGCGCACATTAGTCGTGGGTGTTTTAACCATGGCAACGGGGGTATTTGGACTCATTGCCTTAGGGTTACTTCTACTGGGTGTTAAATCTTTATTGGAGTCCCTAAAAAATCCAGAATCTGAAGAGGCATCCTAG